In one Rutidosis leptorrhynchoides isolate AG116_Rl617_1_P2 chromosome 8, CSIRO_AGI_Rlap_v1, whole genome shotgun sequence genomic region, the following are encoded:
- the LOC139863867 gene encoding uncharacterized protein, whose translation MGNILRILVVFCLAYGLKINLAISKVCGIRVSHDQVVSMADWTGCEAGDRLTLIKAVLGGLGIVFSLFLAPYSILSSLEKLHARFFWGGNKNKRKMAWIKWDKILAYFKNGGLEVGTLRPSLMQACWASCAPSTPPTRG comes from the exons ATGGGTAATATCCTACGTATTCTTGTTGTGTTCTGTCTTGCTTACGGGTTAAAGATAAATCTTGCAATATCTAAAGTCTGTGGGATACGGGTTTCTCATGATCAGGTAGTTTCAATGGCTGATTGGACCGGATGTGAAGCGG GCGATCGTTTGACTCTAATCAAAGCGGTTTTGGGTGGTCTTGGAATTGTTTTCTCATTATTTCTTGCTCCTTACTCGATTCTCTCATCGTTGGAGAAACTTCATGCCCGGTTTTTTTGGGGAGGCAATAAGAATAAACGCAAAATGGCTTGGATCAAGTGGGACAAAATTCTAGCATATTTTAAAAACGGTGGTCTTGAAGTTGGTACTCTAAGACCATCCCTAATGCAGGCGTGTTGGGCCTCATGTGCACCGAGCACGCCACCAACACGTGGTTAA